Proteins co-encoded in one Campylobacter jejuni genomic window:
- a CDS encoding M20/M25/M40 family metallo-hydrolase, with the protein MQNVIENFKQLCKIPHCSYETEQMKEFLSSYVKDKGFKVSVDKAGNIHAIKGKPKICLQSHYDMVCMGDAPNLEVYEENGFLRAKNSSLGADNGIGIAIMMSAMAEFENLECLFTNDEEVGLMGVNSLEHTLESKMLLNLDHESDDEIMIGCAGGVDIEASLPFNTLRKKGKIYELCAQNFKGGHSGINIIRNEKSSIKEMAKFIQENEGEIISFEGGERINSIPKHAKALVYFKNEAKSNDWIKCEFKEEGEFEICDQSKKLLSLINSFTHGVRAYDENLDIVQTSINLATLRMQDNQIKFALFARSNILDGLKQVEFETLEFFKAFDFKVRSFNFYPPWEGKPNALSDMVFKALKKVSPNAKVSAIHAGLECGIIEKKQELLCASIGPNIHNPHSTDEHCEIASVEKISKVVFEVLKDNA; encoded by the coding sequence ATGCAAAATGTTATAGAAAATTTTAAACAATTATGCAAAATTCCTCATTGTAGTTATGAAACAGAACAAATGAAAGAATTTTTAAGCTCTTATGTTAAAGATAAAGGCTTTAAAGTGAGTGTAGATAAAGCAGGAAATATTCATGCCATAAAAGGCAAACCAAAAATTTGCCTACAAAGCCATTATGATATGGTCTGTATGGGCGATGCACCAAACTTAGAAGTTTATGAAGAAAATGGCTTTTTAAGAGCCAAAAATTCAAGTCTTGGCGCAGATAATGGTATAGGTATAGCCATCATGATGAGTGCTATGGCTGAATTTGAAAATTTAGAGTGTCTTTTTACAAACGATGAAGAAGTAGGACTCATGGGAGTAAATTCACTCGAGCACACTTTAGAATCTAAAATGCTTTTAAATTTAGATCATGAAAGCGATGATGAGATCATGATAGGCTGTGCAGGTGGAGTAGATATAGAAGCTAGCTTGCCTTTTAATACCCTTAGAAAAAAGGGTAAAATTTATGAGCTTTGCGCACAAAATTTTAAAGGTGGACACTCAGGCATAAATATCATACGCAATGAAAAAAGTTCCATCAAAGAAATGGCTAAATTCATACAAGAAAATGAAGGAGAAATCATTTCTTTTGAAGGCGGAGAAAGAATCAATTCTATACCTAAACACGCCAAAGCTTTAGTGTATTTTAAAAATGAAGCAAAGAGCAACGACTGGATAAAATGCGAATTTAAAGAAGAAGGCGAATTTGAAATTTGCGATCAAAGTAAAAAACTTTTAAGCCTTATAAATTCTTTCACTCATGGAGTTAGAGCTTATGATGAAAATCTAGATATAGTTCAAACAAGCATTAACCTAGCTACTTTAAGAATGCAAGATAACCAAATCAAATTCGCACTTTTTGCAAGATCTAATATACTTGATGGACTTAAGCAAGTAGAATTTGAAACTTTAGAATTTTTCAAGGCTTTTGATTTTAAAGTAAGAAGTTTTAATTTCTATCCACCTTGGGAAGGTAAACCAAACGCACTTAGCGACATGGTTTTTAAAGCACTTAAAAAAGTATCGCCTAATGCCAAAGTTTCAGCTATCCACGCAGGGCTTGAGTGTGGCATTATAGAGAAAAAACAAGAGCTTTTATGCGCTTCTATAGGCCCAAATATCCATAATCCTCATTCAACTGATGAGCATTGTGAAATCGCTTCAGTTGAAAAAATATCTAAGGTTGTTTTTGAAGTTTTAAAAGACAATGCTTAA
- the cjaB gene encoding MFS transporter, which produces MQKKYKNIIYASLGGILEFYDFVLFAFFLDIFAKVFFPQNDTFWMQINAYIAFGAAYLARPFGSIVMAHFADRYGRKNIFYISMLLMVLPSFALAFLPSYESIGIFAILILFTIRILQGLAVGTEVSGAWIYVSEFVKGRQIPLALGFISATLTIGLLLGNIATLGIRSYFTSEEVQSYAWRIPFIIGGFFGILALFLRNKLSETPEFIKVQNEKKILSFPLFEALKTHKMSMLVCFLMTMVLTSGVATLMILPKYFESLLAMSKTSALWVQNFAILAVIFGALFQGFLASKWGSYKICSIFSIAFIIFGMLFSFYDENFLFYFLLACFAQGIITFAPVFMTQIFKSELKFSGLSFAYNISYAILGFLTPFIVNAFYKEYLGIYLAIVGSCSLLCVFLLKRVFARSKIKELSIVF; this is translated from the coding sequence ATGCAAAAAAAATATAAAAATATTATTTATGCTTCTTTGGGTGGAATTTTAGAATTTTATGATTTTGTGCTTTTTGCCTTTTTTTTGGATATTTTTGCTAAGGTATTCTTTCCGCAAAATGATACTTTTTGGATGCAGATAAATGCTTATATAGCCTTTGGTGCTGCTTATTTAGCGCGTCCTTTTGGTTCTATTGTGATGGCACATTTTGCTGATAGATATGGAAGAAAGAATATTTTTTATATTTCTATGCTTTTGATGGTTTTGCCTAGTTTTGCTTTAGCTTTTTTACCAAGTTATGAAAGTATAGGTATATTTGCTATTTTGATTTTATTTACTATTCGTATTTTGCAAGGTTTAGCCGTTGGAACTGAGGTGAGCGGAGCTTGGATTTATGTGAGTGAATTTGTCAAAGGGCGTCAAATTCCTTTAGCTCTTGGTTTTATTTCAGCGACTTTAACCATAGGTTTATTGCTAGGAAATATTGCCACTTTAGGTATAAGATCTTATTTTACCTCAGAAGAAGTTCAAAGCTATGCTTGGAGAATTCCTTTTATCATAGGAGGATTTTTTGGAATTTTAGCTTTGTTTTTAAGAAATAAACTCAGCGAAACTCCAGAATTTATAAAAGTTCAAAATGAAAAGAAAATTTTAAGTTTTCCATTGTTTGAAGCTTTAAAAACTCATAAAATGAGTATGCTTGTTTGTTTTTTAATGACCATGGTTTTAACAAGCGGTGTGGCAACTTTGATGATTTTGCCTAAGTATTTTGAAAGTCTTTTAGCTATGAGTAAAACTTCTGCTTTATGGGTGCAAAATTTTGCTATTTTAGCGGTGATTTTTGGAGCCTTATTTCAAGGTTTTTTAGCAAGCAAATGGGGAAGCTATAAAATTTGCTCTATTTTTAGTATAGCTTTTATTATCTTTGGTATGCTTTTTAGTTTTTATGATGAGAATTTTTTATTTTATTTTTTACTGGCTTGTTTTGCACAAGGTATTATTACTTTCGCGCCTGTTTTTATGACGCAAATTTTTAAAAGCGAACTTAAATTTAGCGGGCTTAGTTTTGCTTATAATATTTCTTATGCGATTTTAGGTTTTTTAACCCCTTTTATAGTTAATGCTTTTTATAAAGAGTATTTAGGTATTTATCTTGCTATAGTGGGATCTTGCTCCTTGCTTTGCGTGTTTTTGTTAAAACGCGTTTTTGCAAGAAGCAAGATTAAAGAATTAAGCATTGTCTTTTAA
- the cjaA gene encoding cysteine ABC transporter substrate-binding protein: MKKILLSVLTAFVAVVLAACGGNSDSETLNSLDEIKQNGVVRIGVFGDKPPFGYVDEKGNNQGYDIALAKRIAKELFGDENKVQFVLVEAANRVEFLKSNKVDIILANFTQTPQRSEQVDFCLPYMKVALGVAVPKDSNITSVEDLKDKTLLLNKGTTADAYFTQNYPDIKTLKYDQNTETFAALMDKRGDALSHDNTLLFAWVKDHPDFKMGIKELGNKDVIAPAVKKGDKELKEFIDNLIIKLGQEQFFHKAYDETLKAHFGDEVKADDVVIEGGKI, from the coding sequence ATGAAAAAAATACTTCTAAGTGTTTTAACGGCCTTTGTTGCAGTAGTATTGGCTGCTTGTGGAGGAAATTCTGACTCTGAAACTTTAAATTCTCTTGATGAGATCAAGCAAAATGGAGTTGTTAGGATTGGGGTATTTGGCGATAAACCACCTTTTGGTTATGTGGATGAAAAAGGAAACAATCAAGGCTATGATATAGCTTTAGCTAAACGCATAGCAAAAGAACTTTTTGGCGATGAAAATAAGGTGCAATTTGTTCTTGTTGAAGCGGCAAATAGGGTTGAGTTTTTAAAATCAAATAAAGTAGATATTATTTTGGCTAATTTTACTCAAACTCCGCAAAGATCCGAGCAGGTTGATTTTTGCTTGCCTTATATGAAGGTAGCTTTAGGCGTAGCTGTACCAAAGGATAGTAATATAACTAGCGTAGAAGATTTAAAAGATAAAACCTTGCTTTTAAACAAAGGCACAACAGCAGATGCTTATTTTACACAAAATTATCCTGATATTAAAACTTTAAAATACGATCAAAATACCGAAACCTTTGCCGCTTTGATGGATAAAAGAGGCGATGCTTTAAGTCATGATAATACCTTACTTTTTGCTTGGGTGAAAGATCATCCTGATTTTAAAATGGGTATTAAAGAGTTAGGCAATAAAGATGTTATCGCACCAGCAGTTAAAAAAGGCGATAAAGAACTTAAAGAATTTATTGATAATTTGATTATCAAACTAGGCCAAGAGCAGTTTTTTCACAAGGCTTATGATGAAACTTTAAAAGCTCATTTTGGAGATGAGGTTAAGGCTGATGATGTAGTGATTGAAGGTGGAAAAATTTAA
- the jlpA gene encoding lipoprotein adhesin JlpA, which produces MKKGIFLSIGIAVLFSACGNSIDEKTVKKYENQLNQTVKQEIANLSQDSGIKIEFSDFKCNADGDFIACLSPNFKTLAKDNNDEYQELFQAKNIEIRSNEIYKGEANTSISIKEYYNDLFKNQKSIQSNLVFEDFKLGEKVVSDINASLFQQDPKISSFINKLSSDSYTLSFDNSINKQENNYLDNLDIKFYNAKLNFNTNLNINLKEDLLNYLDSKGIKFNTQTLAMDEQAINELLNIANYEQASDFSNTIQKYIILNNFKIDSTLKTEGVFSSYIATAKENLQTLKAQSQNEEQALIFDKALAILNNITQNDDYKLNLDLKFKNIPVSDYSTQGIDSIEKLSINNQDATEVLKIILPFIMFSMLMGGASF; this is translated from the coding sequence ATGAAAAAAGGTATTTTTCTCTCTATTGGAATAGCTGTTTTGTTTTCAGCTTGCGGAAATTCCATAGATGAAAAAACAGTTAAAAAATATGAAAATCAACTAAATCAAACAGTTAAACAAGAAATTGCAAACCTTTCTCAGGATTCTGGAATAAAGATTGAATTTTCTGATTTTAAATGCAATGCAGATGGTGATTTTATAGCGTGTTTAAGTCCAAATTTCAAAACTCTTGCAAAAGATAATAACGATGAGTATCAAGAACTATTTCAAGCAAAAAATATCGAAATTCGCTCAAATGAAATTTACAAAGGCGAAGCAAATACATCAATTAGCATTAAAGAATATTACAACGATCTTTTTAAAAACCAAAAAAGCATACAATCAAATTTGGTTTTTGAAGATTTTAAACTTGGAGAAAAAGTTGTTAGCGACATCAATGCAAGCTTATTTCAACAAGATCCAAAAATCAGCTCTTTTATCAATAAATTAAGCTCGGATTCTTATACTTTATCATTTGATAACTCCATAAACAAACAAGAAAACAATTATCTAGATAATCTTGATATAAAATTTTATAACGCAAAATTAAATTTCAATACAAATCTAAATATAAATCTAAAAGAAGATTTGCTTAATTACCTTGATTCTAAGGGTATAAAATTTAACACTCAAACTTTAGCTATGGATGAACAAGCTATCAATGAACTTCTTAATATAGCAAACTACGAACAAGCTTCAGATTTTAGCAATACAATCCAAAAATACATCATCTTAAATAATTTTAAAATTGATTCAACTCTTAAAACCGAAGGCGTATTTAGTAGCTATATAGCAACTGCTAAGGAAAATTTACAAACCTTAAAAGCTCAAAGTCAAAATGAAGAACAAGCATTAATCTTTGATAAAGCTTTAGCTATTTTAAACAATATCACTCAAAATGATGATTATAAACTCAATCTTGATTTAAAATTTAAAAACATCCCTGTTAGTGACTATAGCACACAGGGAATCGACAGCATAGAAAAACTAAGCATCAACAATCAAGACGCCACAGAAGTGTTAAAAATTATACTTCCATTTATCATGTTTTCTATGTTAATGGGCGGAGCGTCGTTTTAA
- a CDS encoding sulfatase-like hydrolase/transferase, which yields MAIFALSILPYKAVYKTDRLVNFSPKNDSISLYNTLRTFSGYFFLYLRMPQAPIPDYPEYTYDYKNIADRNVILILGESTNANRIGLLGYERNTNPLLSEWAKNDKNFVAKRAISSAVLTRVAAPSLLNIAYKPDNIKHILNEKTHLVYLAKKAGFKTFYYSAQTISELSDISSENLDEFFTRENYYFEHKQLGDLLVLEKLKENQDKFLHGKNFVILHQRNAHSPYQRGYRAYQKADVFKPMTRENTYDNAMIFNDYFISSVFEVFKKLSQKSGIPTYVIFIPDHAEAMGELGRDGHAEYGHSFLSANVANIPIFATTFNVKNDDFITYLKQSKLPTHYELAKLLAKEMGYDIHNSLEEPNVFYINGVDISGNAGYIKVLRDGDKAKFEYFDKE from the coding sequence TTGGCGATTTTTGCTTTAAGCATCTTACCTTATAAGGCAGTTTATAAAACCGATAGGCTTGTTAATTTTTCTCCTAAAAATGATAGTATTTCTTTATATAACACTTTAAGAACTTTTAGCGGTTATTTTTTCTTATATTTACGCATGCCTCAAGCGCCTATACCAGATTATCCTGAATATACTTATGATTATAAAAATATAGCAGATCGTAATGTTATTTTAATTTTAGGTGAAAGCACTAATGCAAATCGCATAGGACTTTTAGGCTATGAAAGAAATACAAATCCTTTGCTTAGTGAATGGGCAAAAAATGATAAAAATTTTGTAGCAAAAAGAGCAATTTCAAGTGCTGTTTTGACTCGTGTGGCTGCACCAAGCTTATTAAATATTGCTTATAAACCAGACAATATTAAGCATATTTTAAATGAGAAAACGCATCTTGTATATTTAGCCAAGAAAGCAGGATTTAAAACTTTTTATTATAGTGCACAAACCATTAGTGAACTTAGCGATATAAGTTCTGAAAATTTAGATGAATTTTTTACAAGAGAAAATTATTATTTTGAACACAAACAGTTGGGTGATTTGTTGGTTTTAGAAAAATTAAAAGAAAATCAAGATAAGTTTTTACATGGGAAAAATTTTGTTATACTGCATCAAAGAAATGCACACTCTCCTTATCAAAGAGGCTATAGAGCGTATCAAAAAGCAGATGTTTTTAAACCAATGACTCGTGAAAATACTTATGATAATGCTATGATTTTTAACGATTATTTTATTTCTAGTGTATTTGAAGTTTTTAAAAAATTAAGTCAAAAAAGTGGCATTCCAACCTATGTAATTTTTATACCTGATCACGCAGAAGCTATGGGAGAATTAGGAAGAGATGGACATGCTGAATATGGACATTCTTTTTTAAGTGCAAATGTGGCTAATATTCCTATTTTTGCTACCACTTTTAATGTTAAAAATGATGATTTTATAACTTATCTAAAACAAAGTAAATTGCCAACTCATTATGAGCTTGCTAAATTATTAGCCAAGGAAATGGGGTATGATATTCATAATTCTTTAGAAGAGCCTAATGTGTTTTACATTAATGGTGTCGATATTTCTGGAAATGCTGGTTATATTAAAGTTTTAAGAGATGGAGATAAGGCAAAATTTGAATATTTTGATAAAGAATAA
- a CDS encoding YaaA family protein, with translation MKILFSPSESKNENCVKNPINENSFIFKELFPYRMEALKHYEEFIKNASLQNLQELFGIKNENEIDKFKHDLKQAPTQEAILLYTGVSYEYLNFKILDKKSQAYILENTLIFSNLFGVVRANDTLPFYKFKQGAKIGNFAIEKFYKEHFSKALDEYLKNEEILDLRAGFYDKFYTPKKKFYTYKFVKNGKVISHFAKAYRGILLSISAKNQVKNNKELLANLPSNLKLKEIQIKGLREEIVLEILD, from the coding sequence TTGAAAATACTTTTCTCCCCTAGCGAAAGCAAAAATGAAAATTGCGTAAAAAATCCTATCAATGAAAACTCATTTATATTTAAAGAATTATTTCCTTATAGAATGGAAGCTTTAAAGCATTATGAAGAATTTATCAAAAACGCAAGTTTACAAAATTTACAAGAACTTTTTGGCATTAAAAATGAAAATGAAATTGATAAATTTAAACACGACTTAAAACAAGCTCCCACTCAAGAAGCTATATTGCTTTATACTGGGGTAAGTTATGAATATCTTAATTTTAAAATCCTAGATAAAAAAAGTCAAGCTTATATTTTAGAAAATACTCTTATATTTTCTAATCTTTTTGGCGTTGTAAGAGCTAATGATACCCTACCCTTTTATAAATTCAAGCAAGGGGCTAAAATAGGAAATTTTGCCATAGAGAAATTTTATAAAGAACATTTTAGTAAAGCCTTAGATGAATACTTAAAAAATGAGGAAATACTTGACCTTAGAGCAGGATTTTATGATAAATTCTATACCCCAAAAAAGAAATTTTATACCTATAAATTTGTAAAAAATGGTAAAGTCATCAGTCATTTTGCTAAAGCTTATAGGGGAATTTTACTCTCCATAAGTGCAAAAAACCAAGTAAAAAACAATAAAGAGCTTTTAGCAAACCTTCCTTCAAACCTAAAACTCAAAGAAATTCAAATCAAAGGTTTAAGGGAAGAAATTGTGCTTGAAATTCTAGATTAG